In a genomic window of Nostoc sp. UHCC 0870:
- a CDS encoding class I SAM-dependent methyltransferase, with product MFEQQPENLRQKVQNLAAEAINKSAPSAWFEVLYASANGDAEQIPWARLTPHSYLQDWLDNHELFTLGKKALVIGCGLGDDAEALAKLGFDVTAFDISPTAIAWCQQRFPNSKVKYEVADLLAIPSQWYRAFDFIFECRNIQALPLSVRAAVISSVVSVVAPGGTLLLIARVRETEAEPSGPPWPLSNSELAQLESLGLQKIADMLFLESQETEVKQMRIEYQSPK from the coding sequence ATGTTTGAACAACAACCTGAAAATTTACGCCAGAAGGTTCAAAATTTAGCAGCAGAAGCGATTAATAAATCAGCACCATCAGCATGGTTTGAAGTTTTATATGCTTCAGCTAATGGTGATGCTGAACAAATTCCCTGGGCAAGGTTAACACCTCACTCCTATCTCCAAGATTGGTTAGATAATCATGAGTTATTTACCCTGGGGAAAAAGGCTCTAGTAATTGGTTGTGGTTTGGGGGATGACGCGGAAGCTTTAGCTAAACTGGGATTTGATGTTACCGCTTTTGATATTTCTCCTACTGCGATCGCTTGGTGTCAGCAGCGATTTCCTAATTCAAAAGTCAAATATGAAGTTGCTGATTTGTTGGCGATTCCTTCACAATGGTATCGAGCTTTTGATTTTATTTTTGAATGTCGGAATATCCAAGCTTTACCATTAAGTGTACGTGCTGCGGTTATCTCTTCTGTGGTTTCTGTGGTTGCTCCTGGTGGGACTTTGTTGTTAATTGCTCGTGTGCGGGAAACAGAAGCCGAACCATCTGGGCCACCCTGGCCATTGTCTAACTCTGAACTCGCACAGTTGGAAAGTTTGGGATTACAAAAAATAGCGGATATGCTGTTTTTAGAATCTCAGGAAACTGAAGTCAAGCAGATGCGTATTGAATATCAATCTCCTAAATAA
- a CDS encoding ATP-dependent 6-phosphofructokinase: MGKSKRIGILTSGGDCSGLNAVIRAVVHCAGGKGWEVLGIRQATLGLMARPPQFTKLEIEQVDPLLTSGGTMLGTTNKGDPFAFPMADGSLCDRSEEIIAGYHQLDLDALIGIGGDGSLAILRRLAQQGGINLVGIPKTIDNDIGITEHAIGFDTAVNIATEALDRLHFTAASHSRVMILEVMGRDAGHIAIAAGIAGGADVILIPEILYNMEHICAKIKQRQEAGKYYCLVIVSEAVRTQEGETLTMTNRLGQSRYGGIGEYLADQISDRIGAETRVTVLGHIQRGGTASPLDRLVAAAFGVAAVNLIDEGKYDYMVTWQNRQVLNVPIAEAIAQYRAVNPEDTLVQTARGLGIYLGD, translated from the coding sequence ATGGGTAAAAGTAAGCGTATCGGCATTCTTACTAGTGGAGGAGATTGCTCTGGTTTGAATGCGGTGATTAGGGCTGTAGTCCATTGTGCTGGCGGTAAAGGCTGGGAAGTCTTAGGAATTAGGCAAGCAACCCTAGGATTAATGGCACGTCCGCCGCAATTTACAAAACTAGAAATCGAGCAAGTTGACCCGCTTTTAACTTCTGGTGGGACAATGTTAGGCACTACCAACAAAGGAGATCCCTTTGCTTTTCCGATGGCTGATGGTAGTTTATGCGATCGCTCCGAGGAAATTATTGCCGGCTATCATCAACTAGATTTAGATGCTTTGATTGGGATTGGTGGCGATGGTAGTTTAGCTATTCTCCGTCGTTTAGCACAACAAGGCGGGATTAACTTAGTTGGTATTCCCAAAACCATCGATAATGATATTGGCATTACCGAACACGCGATCGGATTTGATACAGCCGTGAATATTGCTACAGAAGCACTTGATCGGTTACACTTCACCGCCGCTTCCCACAGTCGAGTCATGATTTTAGAAGTGATGGGGCGTGATGCGGGACACATTGCCATTGCTGCGGGAATTGCTGGGGGAGCAGATGTGATTTTAATTCCCGAAATTCTCTACAATATGGAGCATATCTGCGCCAAAATTAAACAACGCCAAGAAGCAGGTAAATACTATTGTTTAGTAATTGTATCCGAAGCAGTGCGTACCCAAGAGGGAGAAACTCTCACCATGACTAATCGGTTGGGACAATCTCGATATGGTGGGATTGGGGAATACTTAGCCGATCAAATTAGCGATCGCATCGGTGCAGAAACACGAGTCACCGTTTTAGGACACATCCAACGGGGTGGAACAGCTTCACCACTAGATAGATTAGTAGCCGCAGCCTTTGGAGTCGCAGCAGTCAATCTCATTGATGAAGGTAAATATGATTACATGGTGACTTGGCAAAATCGCCAGGTGCTAAATGTACCCATTGCGGAAGCGATCGCACAATATAGAGCAGTCAACCCAGAGGATACCTTAGTGCAAACTGCGCGTGGTTTAGGTATTTATTTAGGAGATTGA
- a CDS encoding pentapeptide repeat-containing protein: MSEINYQQPISTVATLMEMYIAGERDFSRAELGNANLQGVDLKGSDLSYADLNAANLKGANLRGTDLSFADLSQADLQDADLRGAMLMSANLRQANLQGAKLEKADCDRTTHFPPNFDLGKAGVQIKD; the protein is encoded by the coding sequence ATGTCTGAAATTAATTATCAACAGCCAATTAGTACGGTAGCCACCCTGATGGAGATGTACATCGCGGGTGAGCGGGATTTTAGCCGAGCCGAACTAGGTAATGCCAATTTACAAGGCGTTGACTTGAAAGGATCTGACCTGAGTTACGCTGATTTGAATGCAGCGAATCTCAAAGGCGCGAATCTCAGAGGTACTGATTTGAGCTTTGCTGATTTAAGTCAAGCTGATTTACAAGATGCCGATCTTAGAGGTGCAATGTTGATGTCAGCCAATCTCCGCCAAGCCAACCTCCAAGGCGCGAAGTTAGAAAAGGCTGATTGCGATCGCACCACTCATTTTCCCCCAAATTTTGATCTAGGGAAAGCTGGTGTGCAAATTAAAGATTAA
- a CDS encoding TetR/AcrR family transcriptional regulator, with amino-acid sequence MRVFNSPPPSEAQTRSRILQAALKLFAAQGFDGTTTRDLAQAAGVAEGTLFRHFSNKKAILVEVATAGWVEILTDLLTELSEMGSYKAVAQVMRRRMWNLQKNADLMRVCFMEVQFHPDLRDRIQIEVINKMTDVAEAFFQTAMDKGIYRQMDANLVAKVFLGMFAIAGFSNNTLMQPDASPQQMQQMAEGLADIFLNGVLVKD; translated from the coding sequence ATGCGAGTTTTTAATTCTCCCCCACCCTCAGAAGCACAAACACGCTCCCGAATTTTACAGGCAGCACTCAAATTATTTGCTGCTCAGGGATTTGATGGTACTACTACCCGCGACTTAGCACAAGCAGCAGGTGTGGCTGAAGGAACTTTATTTCGGCATTTTTCTAATAAAAAAGCGATTTTAGTAGAAGTTGCAACTGCGGGCTGGGTAGAGATTCTCACGGATTTACTCACAGAATTAAGTGAAATGGGCAGTTATAAAGCTGTAGCACAGGTGATGCGCCGCCGGATGTGGAATTTACAAAAAAATGCCGATTTGATGCGCGTTTGCTTTATGGAAGTACAGTTTCATCCAGATTTACGCGATCGCATTCAAATAGAAGTGATCAATAAAATGACCGATGTGGCTGAAGCCTTCTTCCAAACTGCTATGGATAAAGGTATTTATCGCCAAATGGATGCCAATCTAGTAGCGAAAGTTTTCTTAGGAATGTTTGCGATCGCCGGTTTTTCCAATAATACCCTCATGCAACCCGATGCTTCCCCCCAACAAATGCAACAAATGGCAGAAGGTTTGGCGGATATCTTCCTCAATGGCGTATTGGTAAAGGATTAA